A window of the Blastopirellula sediminis genome harbors these coding sequences:
- a CDS encoding PsbP-related protein, which yields MFQNRTAKGLFVFSQLLVVTFFATQAASTIAAEHYVCSEHRFTLTIPDGWVQADTSKMEADFAVYVPDDEFQENVTILATEISVEAKEAFYDPNFPLFVQKNLKELLPNATMDRPKRTTIDGKSAWKLSAWWEAEGECHRINHWLVVHKHRLYAITWASKSTRTSPTQVTEMIKSIRLL from the coding sequence ATGTTCCAAAATCGCACCGCCAAAGGACTCTTCGTTTTCTCTCAACTGCTTGTCGTCACGTTTTTCGCAACTCAAGCCGCCTCGACCATTGCCGCCGAACATTACGTCTGCTCCGAACACCGATTCACCCTCACCATACCCGATGGCTGGGTTCAGGCCGATACCTCGAAAATGGAAGCGGATTTTGCAGTCTATGTCCCAGATGATGAATTCCAGGAAAACGTGACCATTCTCGCCACGGAGATCAGCGTCGAGGCCAAGGAGGCATTCTATGACCCGAATTTTCCGCTGTTCGTCCAGAAGAACTTAAAGGAGCTTTTGCCGAACGCCACCATGGATCGACCGAAAAGAACGACCATCGACGGAAAATCAGCTTGGAAGCTCAGCGCTTGGTGGGAAGCTGAAGGAGAATGCCACCGAATCAATCACTGGCTAGTCGTGCACAAGCACCGACTCTACGCCATCACGTGGGCTTCGAAGTCGACGCGAACGAGCCCAACGCAAGTCACGGAGATGATCAAGTCGATCCGCCTTCTTTAG
- a CDS encoding ECF-type sigma factor produces MARAKSGDKAAQTLIVSRYMDKLMSAASRNLATYIQRHMEPEDVVQSTFRTFFRRHQAGKLDGYNFNREEKDGFLGFLILILIRKCQRAAREAAKLPKNPAGGNGSEDELSSQDLDAISKEPVPQEIAAFSDLLMALTERLKNPRDQAILELRMAEVPIREISEHEDVQCSERMVFIALNRIKEQLRKISED; encoded by the coding sequence TTGGCCCGCGCCAAAAGCGGCGACAAAGCTGCTCAGACGCTGATCGTCAGCCGGTACATGGACAAGCTGATGTCCGCAGCTTCTCGGAATCTCGCGACCTATATCCAGAGGCACATGGAGCCGGAGGATGTGGTTCAATCGACCTTTCGCACCTTTTTTCGCCGACATCAAGCTGGCAAGCTTGACGGGTATAACTTCAATAGAGAGGAAAAGGACGGCTTCCTTGGATTTCTCATTTTGATCCTGATTCGGAAATGCCAGCGGGCTGCGCGAGAAGCGGCCAAACTTCCCAAGAATCCGGCAGGGGGCAATGGATCAGAAGACGAATTGTCGAGTCAGGATTTGGACGCCATTTCTAAAGAACCGGTGCCGCAAGAGATCGCCGCGTTTAGCGATCTGCTGATGGCGCTCACCGAGCGGCTGAAGAATCCGCGGGATCAAGCCATACTTGAGCTCAGAATGGCGGAAGTGCCGATCCGCGAGATTAGCGAGCACGAAGACGTTCAATGCTCGGAAAGAATGGTTTTTATCGCGCTGAACCGGATCAAGGAGCAGCTGCGAAAAATCAGCGAAGATTAA
- a CDS encoding protein kinase domain-containing protein translates to MSDDGRLYEMLVRWGEALERGEQLSAEQLCAEFPELLGELSQLIKNVDALQSFVDTDENRSGDALQQPAAAAVDGQANQVQLPSSALTLDQFCQSLVDSELVDESHLDLYRRDYPASDAVSFANQLVNGTKLTHFQATVLLDGRDLPLVLDRYVILDKIGAGGMGEVYKALHQQMDRVVALKILPKAIVDSEEKTKRFQREVKAAAKLEHPNIVTAFDARESKGTLFLAMSYVDGLDLANLVRTSGPLSPAKAVNYIGQAAAGLAHAHKLGVIHRDIKPANLLLDKSGTVKILDMGLARIESTEPHPEQTSSLDLTQPGAVMGTVAFLAPEQALDTRLADARSDIYSLGCTLYYLVTARPLFVENTMVKTILAHRENAIPSLESDNVPVELDLVFRRMVAKKPEDRFQSMTELIDALNQLTLPSEDVAARPPQLDSDLQAFNDTATTIETSRILPPPAPSATLPPRRGHWGLIAACLLGLAGFGGAWAAGIFLKVETPAGTIILEIDQPEIAGAEVTVDGQKRITIKTGERQEPLQVTADEKTHTLKVVKGGFETFTKEFRVKGGANETIRVRLEPLPVEVAKAENTTPAPSASSPTKAEQQPAAIAMQEDPHRRIAEMAINRGGVVGIVSFTDGGKVSKLEQLPPTRFAVGTLWCENNPDITDPDFDLLKNSFGMAGLFAYNTRLGDQGLAAFDRHLPHLTLSLGRTQVSDHGVKSLSTDWGPLAIQLPFTTVSDAACRHLGQMSQLRELDLTHTEITDVGLTYLANSPTIRGLNIASCKVTGPGIRKLNQARNLEVLFLTHNKLDDSAIADLASLTNLRVLDVRDTQISSAGALELQRLMPNCIVLHPAVPTEKCEIQAARWAIENGARIVSHWSPFIPDKNNVDAIPEYDFAFNGILFSDASSPAIATGLRNLTDLKCLLALELHKLTNADEGLAHISSLDSLTQLFLNESDVTADGMLLLKDLKQLEILKLGQCKQIDDRAVSVVAEYPQLRLLTLSGTQVTNAGLESIGQAKNLRELNLSHCYKVSDDGMPHLIPLAGLNHLGLVYTPISDAAIPHLIQLNGLRTLNVSRTKITAEGAAKLQAALPLCVVFHESLENTPWRMPELKSESAFVMQDPQHSLAEMILDRGGVVEVFASTSRHVVKDVGDLPKGRLAVQLIAFMDGRLDVAADWRKLEEVASLQELQLHKTRLPSGGVAGLKRNLPYAHVWFDYSNVSDTDILSLSTSEGPYAIHAAYTNLSDDSCTQFAKMESLRDLDVHNTKITDVGVARLATSASLRQLSVSGCPWVTIAGVKKLANAENLQVLLLSRNNLNDSVVADLGTLKNLRVLELRETRITSTGAAELQKLLPECVVLHPDLPTQGGELHAIRWVAEQGGRAFSYWSPFAPDKSNIDQLGATDFALTGIVFADASDPDIATGMQNLSALKYVAAIEFPNLQNADAGVERIASLQGVISLRLDGSDLTAKGLEHLRGFRQMETLILSRCKSLDDAGLFVLADFPYLRDLQFSDTHLGELGLEQVAKAVNLRQLILTRSPNVTDGGIEHLKSLQKLNRLELLGTSITDGAIPHLAKLKSLRILDINRTKVTAEGAAKLQAALPLCVVFHESLMDTPWRLPEREVSSAASAPTPK, encoded by the coding sequence ATGAGTGACGATGGTCGCCTCTACGAAATGCTGGTGCGTTGGGGCGAAGCCCTGGAACGAGGCGAACAGCTTTCGGCCGAACAACTTTGCGCCGAATTCCCGGAGCTACTTGGCGAGCTCTCGCAGTTAATCAAGAACGTCGACGCTCTCCAGTCGTTCGTTGACACTGATGAAAATCGCTCCGGCGACGCGCTGCAACAGCCTGCTGCCGCTGCTGTCGATGGTCAAGCGAACCAAGTTCAACTCCCCTCCTCCGCGCTTACGCTCGATCAGTTCTGCCAAAGCCTGGTCGATTCCGAATTGGTAGACGAGAGCCATCTCGATCTCTACCGCCGTGATTACCCAGCATCCGACGCGGTCTCCTTTGCAAACCAGTTGGTAAACGGCACGAAACTGACCCATTTTCAGGCGACGGTCCTACTCGACGGTCGTGATCTGCCGCTGGTTTTAGATCGATACGTCATCCTCGACAAAATTGGCGCCGGCGGCATGGGCGAAGTTTACAAGGCCCTGCATCAGCAGATGGATCGCGTCGTGGCTCTCAAGATCCTTCCCAAGGCGATTGTTGATTCAGAGGAAAAGACCAAACGTTTTCAACGCGAAGTGAAAGCTGCCGCAAAACTGGAACATCCCAATATTGTCACCGCATTCGATGCGCGTGAATCGAAGGGAACTCTTTTTCTGGCGATGTCCTATGTAGACGGGCTCGACCTGGCCAATTTGGTTCGCACAAGCGGACCACTCTCCCCGGCTAAAGCAGTCAATTACATCGGCCAGGCGGCCGCCGGTCTCGCGCATGCCCACAAGCTTGGCGTCATTCACCGAGATATTAAGCCGGCCAATCTGCTGCTCGACAAAAGCGGGACCGTGAAGATTCTCGATATGGGACTGGCCCGGATCGAATCGACGGAGCCGCATCCCGAACAAACATCGTCGCTCGACCTCACCCAACCGGGTGCAGTTATGGGAACGGTGGCTTTTCTTGCGCCAGAGCAAGCCTTGGACACCCGTCTTGCCGACGCTCGCAGCGACATCTATTCGCTCGGCTGCACTCTCTACTACCTGGTGACCGCACGCCCTTTGTTTGTCGAGAATACCATGGTCAAAACGATCCTCGCCCACCGCGAAAACGCGATCCCCTCCCTCGAGAGCGACAACGTCCCCGTCGAACTCGATCTCGTTTTTCGCCGCATGGTAGCGAAGAAGCCGGAGGATCGGTTTCAGAGTATGACTGAATTGATCGATGCGTTGAATCAATTGACGCTGCCGAGCGAGGATGTCGCGGCACGCCCCCCGCAACTCGACTCTGACCTACAAGCCTTCAACGATACCGCAACCACGATCGAAACCAGCCGAATATTGCCCCCCCCAGCGCCATCTGCGACTCTGCCGCCCCGCCGCGGGCACTGGGGCCTCATCGCAGCATGCCTTCTCGGCTTGGCTGGTTTCGGCGGCGCCTGGGCGGCCGGGATCTTCCTGAAGGTCGAAACTCCAGCCGGGACGATTATTCTCGAAATCGACCAGCCTGAAATCGCCGGCGCCGAGGTCACGGTCGATGGCCAAAAGCGAATCACCATCAAGACCGGCGAGCGGCAAGAACCACTTCAGGTAACGGCCGATGAAAAAACCCATACGCTGAAGGTGGTCAAAGGAGGGTTTGAGACATTCACGAAGGAGTTTCGCGTGAAGGGAGGAGCCAACGAAACGATCCGCGTGCGACTGGAGCCGCTCCCTGTAGAGGTGGCAAAAGCGGAAAATACGACGCCGGCCCCTTCGGCGTCTTCGCCAACCAAAGCGGAACAACAGCCGGCGGCGATTGCGATGCAGGAGGATCCACATCGCCGGATCGCAGAAATGGCGATAAATCGAGGCGGTGTCGTGGGCATCGTCTCTTTTACCGACGGGGGCAAGGTATCGAAGCTCGAACAACTGCCGCCGACTAGGTTTGCCGTAGGAACTCTGTGGTGCGAAAACAATCCGGACATAACCGATCCCGATTTCGACTTGTTGAAAAACAGCTTTGGAATGGCCGGGCTGTTTGCTTACAACACGCGGCTAGGGGACCAGGGGCTCGCAGCGTTCGATCGTCATCTACCCCACCTAACACTTTCTCTCGGTCGAACTCAAGTGTCGGACCATGGGGTGAAGTCGCTCTCTACTGACTGGGGCCCATTGGCTATTCAATTGCCGTTTACGACAGTATCGGACGCCGCTTGTCGTCATTTGGGACAGATGTCGCAACTGAGGGAACTTGATCTTACCCATACGGAGATTACGGATGTGGGTTTGACGTATCTCGCCAATTCACCGACGATCCGAGGGTTGAATATCGCCAGTTGCAAGGTGACAGGACCGGGGATTCGAAAGTTGAACCAGGCCCGGAATCTTGAAGTCCTTTTTCTGACGCACAACAAGTTGGATGACTCGGCGATCGCCGATCTTGCGTCCCTTACGAATCTCCGCGTTCTTGATGTTCGAGATACGCAGATTTCAAGTGCCGGAGCGTTGGAACTACAACGCTTGATGCCAAACTGCATCGTCCTGCACCCTGCCGTGCCAACAGAAAAGTGCGAAATTCAAGCGGCGCGATGGGCCATTGAGAACGGGGCCAGAATCGTTTCACATTGGTCGCCGTTCATTCCTGACAAGAACAATGTGGATGCGATTCCGGAATATGACTTCGCGTTTAATGGGATCCTGTTCTCGGACGCCAGTTCGCCTGCCATCGCGACCGGACTTCGCAATTTAACCGATTTGAAATGCCTCCTCGCTTTGGAATTGCACAAACTAACAAACGCCGACGAGGGCCTAGCCCATATTTCTTCGCTTGACAGTTTAACGCAACTATTCCTAAATGAATCGGACGTAACTGCGGATGGAATGCTACTTTTAAAGGACCTTAAACAACTAGAAATCTTAAAATTGGGTCAGTGTAAGCAGATCGACGACCGAGCGGTTTCCGTCGTCGCGGAGTATCCTCAACTGCGTCTGCTAACTCTCTCGGGAACGCAAGTCACCAATGCCGGTCTTGAATCAATCGGGCAAGCGAAAAACTTGCGAGAGTTAAACCTGTCCCATTGCTACAAGGTATCCGACGATGGTATGCCGCACCTGATTCCGCTCGCCGGATTGAATCATTTAGGACTCGTCTACACGCCAATTAGCGACGCCGCAATTCCACATCTAATCCAACTAAATGGCCTAAGGACCCTCAACGTCAGTCGTACGAAGATCACTGCGGAAGGCGCCGCCAAACTTCAGGCCGCATTGCCACTATGCGTCGTATTTCACGAATCGCTGGAGAATACGCCGTGGCGGATGCCGGAGTTGAAATCGGAGTCGGCTTTTGTGATGCAGGACCCACAGCACAGCTTGGCAGAGATGATCCTCGATCGAGGAGGCGTAGTTGAAGTATTTGCCAGCACTAGTCGTCACGTAGTCAAGGACGTTGGAGATTTACCGAAAGGTCGCCTGGCCGTGCAATTGATCGCATTTATGGATGGCCGATTGGATGTGGCGGCGGACTGGAGAAAATTGGAAGAGGTCGCGTCGTTACAAGAACTGCAACTGCACAAAACACGTCTCCCGTCAGGAGGCGTTGCGGGACTAAAGCGAAACTTGCCCTACGCTCATGTCTGGTTCGACTATTCGAACGTATCGGACACGGACATCTTATCCTTGTCGACAAGCGAAGGCCCCTACGCGATTCATGCCGCTTACACCAACCTCTCGGACGACTCCTGCACGCAATTCGCAAAGATGGAATCTCTGCGCGATCTCGACGTTCACAACACAAAGATTACCGACGTCGGGGTCGCACGGCTCGCGACTTCCGCTTCGCTGCGACAGCTTTCCGTTTCTGGGTGCCCATGGGTGACGATCGCGGGGGTCAAGAAACTGGCAAACGCCGAGAATCTCCAGGTTCTACTGCTGTCGCGCAACAACTTGAACGATTCTGTTGTGGCGGATCTAGGGACGCTGAAAAATCTCCGCGTACTAGAACTTCGTGAAACCAGAATTACCAGCACCGGCGCCGCCGAACTACAGAAGCTATTGCCGGAATGCGTCGTGCTTCATCCAGACTTGCCAACGCAAGGCGGTGAACTTCATGCGATTCGCTGGGTAGCCGAGCAAGGTGGGAGGGCATTTTCCTATTGGTCGCCGTTTGCTCCCGACAAGAGCAACATCGACCAGCTAGGCGCCACGGATTTCGCGCTAACGGGAATCGTATTTGCCGATGCGAGCGATCCTGATATCGCAACCGGGATGCAAAACCTGTCGGCGCTGAAATACGTAGCGGCGATCGAATTTCCGAATCTGCAAAATGCGGACGCCGGCGTCGAACGCATCGCTTCCCTGCAAGGCGTTATCAGTTTGCGTCTTGATGGTTCCGATTTGACGGCGAAGGGATTGGAACATCTCCGGGGATTCCGCCAAATGGAAACGTTAATTTTGTCGAGATGTAAATCCCTGGACGACGCCGGCCTGTTCGTCCTGGCAGATTTTCCGTATCTGCGCGACCTGCAGTTTAGTGATACGCATCTTGGCGAACTTGGATTGGAGCAGGTTGCCAAGGCCGTCAACCTGCGACAGCTTATATTGACCCGTAGCCCGAACGTGACGGACGGTGGGATCGAGCACTTGAAATCCTTACAGAAGCTCAACCGCCTGGAATTGCTAGGCACAAGTATCACGGATGGCGCTATTCCCCATCTCGCAAAACTAAAGAGCTTGCGAATCCTCGACATCAACCGCACCAAAGTTACCGCCGAAGGCGCCGCCAAACTTCAGGCGGCGCTTCCGTTGTGCGTCGTCTTTCATGAATCGTTGATGGATACTCCGTGGCGCCTGCCGGAGAGGGAAGTTTCCAGTGCAGCGTCCGCCCCAACGCCTAAGTAG
- a CDS encoding tetratricopeptide repeat protein: protein MYAPNRRSMKSFVAIVGMLIAIPIALTTSSVVRAQSEFEDVYALGMKCLEGDEFQKAIAHFDKAIELQPQNQAGYYGRGLAWQNYPEPGNAVQDFTKAIEIAPENASAYRQRGIVQYDELNYNQAITDLSKAIELSPQDAEAFRYRGSSFVGNGDYERASLDFSKAINIDPGAPLYYRLRAECWTAIADVKRRWAYEDLAKADEIDPEVAYRNGVEGLEAEDYDEAAAEFSRAIELNPDHDRAYRKRGLAWFAKADYDRAIEDFDKAVALRPQDGEFYRDRGDAWFYQGDYDKAIDDFTKAIEENANDSVAYWYRGDAWESKNDVDRALADYAKCTELDPDKAYLIRDRGNRRYRLGDHAGAVRYFDAYDTLVPEVAQDFRPLADAMRREVIALGYSGDVADDFTAMFRGNAKDLAHLKTELDGIRDLMHKDEISESVAALAESEIVDQLKDLIKSMIPNYGYNCGHLDEVTLQGLASCRGYSEVISVLGHSVGLPIRFIQIYRTAEEMSFGASGHMACLVELSDGRSMIIDLTIPCDETPFVLSHEFRQEGCYWKRIEQDNSAGLHRTIRIQEPQEQTLENSLRGATEIAEFEAAIQAAPDCSLVHLRAAEYFVSIGDYSKAIVEFDNAIRLDPEYHSLYYDRGKAFYRQADFERAISDFSHAIEHDPGFAAAFVLCGSSWEKLGEVENRDADYCQAVTAISDSAYVAYLDRANAWKLVGDESRMIADLTKAIAIDPQSAYAFRVRGDAYYFQDNFDQAISDYTKALEIAPLDAQTYRRRGRCWYFQSDDDQAISDLKKAVEIDPLDAIAYSYLGACWHSKKEYDQAIADYTKCIEIDPKDAAAYRERGDAWRMKDDFAKAIADINKAIEIDPQEARSYRYRGNVNYDKKDYDQAIADYTKCIEIDPKDAVAYRNRGDAWYNKADYDQAIADYSKCIGIDPKDAAAYRERGDAWGMKDDFAKAIADINKAIEIDPQEARSYRYRGNVNYDKKDYDQAIADYTKCIEIDPQDTVAYQSRGDAWYNRADYDQAIADYTKCIEIDPKDAAAYRERGDAWRMKQDFAKAIADINKAIEIDPQEARSYRYRGNVNYDKKDYDQAIADYTKCIEIDPQDTVAYQSRGDAWYNKADYDQAIADYTKCIEIDPKDAAAYRERGDAWRMKKDYAKAIADINKAIEIDPQEALAYLYRGDVNCDKKDYDQAIADYTKCIEIDPESAWNFNTLAWFLATCPDPQFRDGAKAVANAKLATSLSTEPDAYLTGTLAATYAELGDFENAVATQTTAVELATKSQDEDLDGFRLRLELYQQGMPYRDDE from the coding sequence ATGTACGCTCCCAACCGTCGTTCCATGAAGAGCTTTGTTGCGATCGTCGGAATGCTAATTGCGATCCCAATCGCCCTCACCACCAGCAGCGTCGTCCGCGCACAGTCGGAATTCGAAGACGTCTACGCCCTCGGCATGAAGTGCCTTGAGGGCGATGAGTTCCAAAAAGCGATAGCGCATTTCGACAAAGCGATCGAACTGCAGCCGCAGAACCAGGCCGGATACTATGGCCGTGGTCTCGCTTGGCAAAACTATCCAGAGCCGGGGAACGCAGTCCAGGATTTTACCAAGGCGATTGAGATTGCCCCCGAGAACGCCTCTGCCTATCGCCAGCGCGGAATCGTTCAATACGACGAACTCAATTATAACCAAGCGATCACGGATCTATCCAAGGCCATCGAACTCTCCCCGCAAGACGCAGAAGCCTTTCGCTATCGAGGATCATCCTTCGTCGGCAACGGCGACTACGAAAGAGCCTCACTTGACTTTTCCAAGGCGATCAATATCGACCCCGGCGCCCCGCTCTACTACCGTTTACGCGCCGAATGCTGGACCGCCATCGCCGACGTAAAGCGGCGATGGGCGTACGAAGATCTCGCCAAGGCCGACGAAATTGATCCCGAGGTCGCCTATAGGAATGGGGTTGAGGGGTTGGAGGCGGAGGACTACGACGAAGCGGCTGCGGAATTCAGTCGCGCAATTGAACTGAATCCTGATCATGATCGCGCCTACCGCAAACGCGGCCTCGCCTGGTTCGCCAAAGCTGACTACGACCGAGCAATCGAAGATTTTGATAAAGCCGTTGCGCTCCGCCCTCAGGATGGCGAATTCTACCGTGATCGGGGCGACGCCTGGTTTTACCAGGGGGACTACGACAAAGCGATTGACGATTTTACCAAGGCGATCGAGGAGAATGCCAACGATTCGGTAGCCTACTGGTATCGCGGCGATGCGTGGGAAAGCAAGAACGATGTTGACCGGGCACTAGCCGATTACGCCAAGTGTACTGAACTTGATCCCGACAAGGCCTATTTAATTCGAGATCGAGGCAATCGTCGCTATCGCTTGGGAGACCACGCGGGAGCCGTCAGATACTTTGACGCCTACGACACCCTCGTTCCGGAAGTCGCCCAGGATTTTCGCCCGCTTGCCGACGCCATGCGTCGTGAGGTAATCGCGTTAGGCTACTCGGGCGACGTCGCCGACGACTTCACTGCAATGTTCCGAGGCAATGCGAAGGATTTAGCACATCTAAAGACGGAACTTGATGGCATTCGCGACCTGATGCATAAAGACGAAATCTCAGAATCAGTCGCCGCGTTGGCCGAGTCCGAAATCGTCGACCAACTAAAGGATCTTATCAAGTCAATGATTCCCAACTATGGCTACAACTGCGGCCATCTAGACGAAGTCACCCTCCAAGGCTTGGCAAGTTGCCGTGGATACTCAGAGGTTATTTCCGTGTTGGGACACTCCGTCGGCTTGCCTATTCGTTTCATTCAGATCTACCGAACGGCCGAGGAAATGTCTTTCGGCGCCTCCGGTCACATGGCTTGTCTTGTCGAATTGAGCGATGGCCGATCGATGATCATTGACCTCACGATTCCCTGTGATGAGACCCCATTCGTGCTGTCCCATGAGTTCCGACAAGAGGGTTGCTACTGGAAGCGAATTGAACAAGACAATTCGGCCGGGCTACATCGGACGATTCGAATCCAAGAGCCTCAGGAACAGACGCTGGAGAACTCGCTAAGGGGTGCAACCGAGATCGCGGAATTCGAGGCCGCCATCCAAGCCGCCCCCGACTGCAGCCTGGTTCATCTTCGCGCCGCGGAATATTTCGTTTCGATTGGCGACTATTCCAAAGCGATAGTTGAATTCGATAATGCGATTCGACTTGATCCGGAGTACCACTCGCTCTACTACGATCGAGGCAAAGCTTTCTATCGCCAAGCCGACTTTGAGAGGGCCATCAGCGATTTCTCTCATGCCATTGAACATGATCCAGGCTTTGCGGCAGCGTTTGTTCTGTGCGGTTCATCCTGGGAGAAACTTGGCGAAGTGGAGAATCGTGACGCCGACTATTGTCAAGCTGTCACTGCCATTTCCGACTCGGCTTACGTTGCGTATCTCGACCGCGCCAATGCCTGGAAACTCGTCGGCGATGAATCCCGGATGATCGCAGATCTCACGAAAGCGATTGCGATCGATCCCCAAAGCGCATACGCGTTTCGAGTGCGTGGAGACGCTTATTATTTCCAGGACAATTTCGATCAAGCGATCTCGGACTATACCAAGGCCCTTGAGATCGCGCCACTCGACGCCCAGACCTATCGGCGACGCGGGCGCTGCTGGTATTTCCAGAGCGACGACGATCAAGCGATATCGGATCTTAAAAAAGCAGTCGAAATCGACCCTCTGGATGCCATCGCTTACAGCTACCTCGGTGCCTGCTGGCATTCCAAGAAGGAATATGACCAAGCGATCGCCGATTACACCAAGTGCATTGAAATCGACCCCAAGGACGCGGCAGCCTACCGAGAACGCGGGGACGCTTGGCGCATGAAAGACGACTTTGCGAAAGCGATCGCCGACATCAACAAGGCGATCGAGATCGACCCTCAAGAGGCCCGGTCCTACCGATATCGAGGTAACGTCAATTACGACAAGAAAGACTACGACCAGGCGATCGCCGATTACACCAAGTGCATTGAAATCGACCCCAAGGACGCCGTAGCTTACCGAAATCGCGGTGACGCCTGGTATAACAAGGCTGACTACGACCAGGCGATCGCCGATTACTCCAAGTGCATTGGAATCGACCCCAAGGACGCGGCAGCCTACCGAGAACGCGGGGACGCTTGGGGCATGAAAGACGACTTTGCGAAAGCGATCGCCGACATCAACAAGGCGATCGAGATCGACCCTCAAGAGGCCCGGTCCTACCGATATCGAGGTAACGTCAATTACGACAAGAAAGACTACGACCAAGCGATCGCCGATTACACCAAGTGCATTGAGATCGATCCTCAGGACACCGTAGCTTACCAAAGTCGCGGGGACGCCTGGTATAACAGGGCTGACTACGACCAGGCGATCGCCGATTACACCAAGTGCATTGAAATCGACCCCAAGGACGCGGCAGCCTACCGAGAACGCGGGGACGCTTGGCGCATGAAACAGGACTTTGCGAAAGCGATCGCCGACATCAACAAGGCGATCGAGATCGACCCTCAAGAGGCCCGGTCCTACCGATATCGAGGTAACGTCAATTACGACAAGAAAGACTACGACCAAGCGATCGCCGATTACACCAAGTGCATTGAGATCGATCCTCAGGACACCGTAGCTTACCAAAGTCGCGGGGACGCCTGGTATAACAAGGCTGACTACGACCAGGCGATCGCCGATTACACCAAGTGCATTGAAATCGACCCCAAGGACGCGGCAGCCTACCGAGAACGCGGGGACGCTTGGCGCATGAAGAAGGACTATGCGAAAGCGATCGCCGACATCAACAAGGCGATCGAGATCGACCCTCAAGAGGCCCTGGCCTACCTTTATCGAGGTGACGTCAATTGCGACAAGAAAGACTACGACCAAGCGATCGCCGATTACACCAAATGCATTGAGATCGACCCTGAGTCTGCTTGGAACTTCAATACACTCGCTTGGTTCCTAGCAACCTGTCCGGATCCGCAATTTCGGGATGGAGCCAAGGCAGTCGCGAATGCAAAACTAGCGACCTCTCTCAGCACTGAACCGGACGCGTATTTAACTGGCACACTTGCCGCGACCTATGCCGAACTGGGAGACTTTGAGAATGCCGTCGCGACGCAAACCACAGCGGTCGAATTGGCGACGAAGAGCCAGGACGAGGATTTAGATGGGTTTCGCTTGCGATTGGAACTGTACCAGCAAGGGATGCCCTACCGGGACGACGAATGA
- a CDS encoding RNA polymerase sigma factor: protein MTDSWDITETLARARNGDREAQEFLAMRYRDHLMRKASLKLAPYVRKHLDPDDVVQSTLRTFFRRHQEGKFDNFDFNREEQKDGLLRLLCTILIRKCQRVSRVGRREEEAPALLGDDGELFPNDILEGISKEPSPKEVAELEELVRVVSERLIHPRDRKILELRIAGYSIREICEHEEVKCSESMVFIALRRIKEQMRRYFETK from the coding sequence ATGACCGATTCGTGGGACATAACGGAAACGTTGGCGCGCGCCAGGAACGGAGATCGGGAGGCCCAGGAGTTCCTAGCGATGCGTTATCGCGACCATCTAATGCGAAAGGCGTCGCTTAAGCTCGCGCCCTACGTAAGAAAGCATCTGGATCCAGACGACGTGGTCCAGTCTACGCTGCGGACGTTCTTTCGGCGTCATCAGGAGGGGAAGTTTGACAACTTCGATTTCAACCGCGAGGAGCAGAAGGACGGACTCCTGCGCTTGCTCTGTACGATTCTGATTCGAAAGTGCCAGCGAGTCTCACGAGTAGGACGTCGCGAAGAAGAGGCTCCTGCCTTATTGGGCGATGACGGAGAGTTGTTTCCAAACGACATCCTCGAAGGCATTTCCAAGGAACCGAGCCCCAAAGAGGTCGCTGAGTTAGAGGAATTGGTTCGGGTTGTCAGCGAGCGGCTGATTCATCCGAGAGATCGAAAGATCCTGGAACTTCGAATAGCCGGATATTCGATTCGTGAAATCTGTGAGCATGAAGAGGTGAAATGTTCGGAGAGTATGGTCTTTATCGCGCTACGCCGAATTAAGGAACAGATGCGTCGATATTTTGAGACGAAATGA